One Setaria italica strain Yugu1 chromosome II, Setaria_italica_v2.0, whole genome shotgun sequence DNA segment encodes these proteins:
- the LOC101757381 gene encoding uncharacterized protein LOC101757381 encodes MGAEDMEREMIAEVEEEEEVACECCGFTEECTAPYIAGVRARYGGRWICGLCGDAVGEELGRATPPISPAEALDRHACVCRRGSAPPSPAGSPDDLIAALRLLLRRRLGSPPHPPAPRRARSTPSSPRRDPLPTIASSVAAVATAGGAGSSLARTGSCFAALVE; translated from the coding sequence ATGGGAGCGGAGGACATGGAGAGGGAGATGATAGCTgaagtggaggaagaggaggaggtggcgtgcGAGTGCTGCGGCTTCACGGAGGAGTGCACGGCGCCGTACATCGCGGGGGTGCGGGCGCGGTACGGGGGCCGGTGGATCTGCGGCCTGTGCGGGGACGCGGTCGGCGAGGAGCTCGGCCGCGCGACCCCGCCCATCTCCCCCGCCGAGGCGCTGGACCGCCACGCCTGCGTCTGCCGCCGGggctcggcgccgccgtccccagCGGGGAGCCCCGACGACCTCATCGCCGCTCTGCGCCTGCTCCTGCGCCGCAGGCTGGGGTCCCCGCCgcacccgccggcgccgaggagggCGCGCTCCACTCCCAGCAGCCCGAGGCGCGACCCGCTCCCCACCATCGCGTCCTCCGTCGcggccgtcgccaccgccgggggcgccgggaGCTCGCTGGCAAGGACGGGGAGCTGCTTCGCCGCCCTCGTCGAATGA